In a single window of the Pseudomonadota bacterium genome:
- a CDS encoding DNA cytosine methyltransferase produces the protein MAGNKQKTIRFLDLFAGAGGLSEGFIRAGFAPVAHVEADKAACFTLKTRAAYHWLKNSGLLDRYNAYLNGSITRGELYELVPKKHILSVINSEIREDSLTEIFGEIDILLQGKKVDLIIGGPPCQAYSLAGRSRDKNGMKGDKRNYLYVYYGEFLRRYKPKYFLFENVMGLLSAKDENCALYLSTMKKLFKEHGYETTEKVFSANNYGVLQKRKRVILFGNRKGKTEFFPMPEEWKPSINVEEILKDLPFLKAGAGSVSPHKLKNYSGKYLYDAGIRNGNEWVTLHIARPHNVQDLEIYHIAVKKWNEYRQRLYYYELPDNLKTHKNQTSFTDRFKVVAADLPVSHTVVAHIAKDGHYYIHPDIDQNRSITPREAARMQTFPDDYFNKLPLVA, from the coding sequence ATGGCGGGCAATAAGCAAAAAACTATTAGATTTCTGGACCTTTTTGCAGGTGCTGGTGGCTTATCTGAAGGCTTCATTCGAGCTGGATTTGCCCCTGTTGCTCATGTGGAAGCCGATAAAGCTGCCTGTTTTACTCTGAAAACCAGAGCTGCTTATCATTGGCTAAAGAATTCCGGCTTACTTGATCGTTATAATGCTTATCTGAATGGAAGTATTACTCGGGGTGAGTTGTATGAACTTGTTCCAAAAAAACATATTCTATCTGTTATTAATTCGGAAATCAGAGAGGATTCTTTAACAGAAATATTTGGCGAGATTGATATTCTTCTCCAAGGGAAAAAAGTTGATTTAATCATTGGTGGCCCACCTTGCCAGGCATATTCTCTCGCAGGACGTTCCAGAGATAAAAATGGAATGAAGGGTGATAAACGTAATTATCTTTATGTTTATTATGGTGAATTTCTGAGGAGATACAAACCTAAATATTTTTTATTTGAAAACGTCATGGGGTTGTTATCTGCCAAAGATGAAAATTGTGCACTTTACCTTAGTACAATGAAAAAACTTTTTAAAGAACACGGATATGAAACAACAGAAAAAGTTTTTTCAGCAAATAATTATGGTGTTTTGCAAAAGCGAAAACGCGTTATATTATTTGGGAACAGAAAAGGAAAAACTGAATTTTTCCCGATGCCGGAAGAATGGAAGCCAAGTATAAATGTAGAAGAGATATTAAAGGATTTACCATTTCTCAAGGCCGGAGCAGGCTCTGTATCACCACATAAATTAAAGAATTATTCAGGGAAATACCTGTATGATGCAGGAATCAGGAACGGCAATGAATGGGTAACGCTACACATAGCGAGACCACACAATGTCCAGGATCTTGAAATTTATCATATTGCCGTTAAAAAATGGAATGAATACCGTCAACGCCTGTATTATTATGAATTGCCGGATAACCTTAAGACACATAAGAATCAAACATCATTTACAGACAGGTTTAAGGTTGTTGCTGCAGATCTTCCTGTATCTCATACTGTTGTGGCTCATATAGCCAAAGACGGTCATTACTATATTCATCCCGATATTGACCAGAACCGTT
- a CDS encoding ORF6N domain-containing protein — translation MSENALISNEKIRSRIHTIRGVQVMLDKDLAVFYDVKPIRLREQVKRNIKRFPLDFMFQLTKAEAELMVSQNAIPSKQSLGGSMPYVFTEQGVAAISTVLTSERAIEVNIQIMRAFVTMRRFISSNAKVFQRLDAIERKQIEYKSESDHKFEQIFNAIEEKDIKPRQGIFFDGQIFDAYQFVSDLIRTARKSIVVIDNYIDDGVLTLLSKANKKVRITILTKTISKQLALDLKKYNEQYPPITIKEFNNSHDRFLIIDDKTLYHFGASLKDLGKKWFAFSKFDKEAFTLLERLAGVISE, via the coding sequence ATGAGCGAAAATGCGTTGATAAGCAATGAAAAAATCCGAAGCAGGATTCATACTATTCGTGGCGTTCAGGTTATGCTGGATAAAGATTTGGCCGTTTTTTATGATGTTAAGCCTATAAGATTAAGGGAACAGGTCAAAAGAAATATTAAACGCTTTCCTCTTGATTTTATGTTTCAGCTTACAAAAGCAGAGGCTGAACTCATGGTATCGCAAAATGCGATACCTTCAAAACAATCCCTGGGGGGTTCCATGCCCTATGTCTTTACCGAACAAGGTGTAGCGGCTATTTCTACAGTGCTTACCAGTGAGAGAGCAATTGAAGTCAATATACAGATCATGCGCGCCTTTGTTACAATGCGCCGGTTCATTTCCTCTAATGCTAAGGTATTTCAACGTCTCGACGCAATAGAAAGAAAACAAATCGAGTACAAGTCTGAGAGTGACCACAAATTTGAACAAATTTTTAATGCCATTGAAGAAAAAGATATCAAGCCCAGACAAGGCATTTTTTTCGATGGGCAGATTTTTGATGCCTACCAATTTGTTTCAGATCTGATTCGTACTGCCCGGAAATCCATTGTCGTGATTGATAATTATATTGATGATGGCGTTTTAACCTTGCTTTCCAAGGCAAATAAAAAAGTGCGTATTACTATTCTCACTAAGACCATTTCCAAACAACTTGCACTGGATCTAAAGAAATATAACGAGCAATATCCGCCAATCACAATTAAGGAATTTAATAATTCTCACGATAGGTTTTTAATCATTGATGACAAAACTCTTTATCATTTTGGTGCATCCTTAAAAGACCTGGGTAAGAAATGGTTCGCATTTTCCAAGTTTGACAAAGAGGCCTTTACTCTTCTGGAAAGATTGGCAGGTGTTATCAGTGAATAG
- a CDS encoding DUF2065 domain-containing protein, with protein MKYFLCVIGMVMVIEGLPYFAFPEKMKKWVIKIVEMNESSLRWMGLFFMLIGCLLVFIGRQ; from the coding sequence ATGAAGTATTTTCTTTGTGTTATCGGGATGGTTATGGTTATTGAAGGGCTTCCGTATTTTGCGTTCCCTGAAAAAATGAAAAAGTGGGTTATTAAAATTGTTGAAATGAATGAAAGCTCTTTAAGGTGGATGGGTTTGTTTTTCATGCTTATCGGTTGCCTGCTTGTTTTTATCGGGAGGCAATAG
- the queA gene encoding tRNA preQ1(34) S-adenosylmethionine ribosyltransferase-isomerase QueA — protein sequence MFLLSDYDYELSEENIAQKPASCRDASRLLVLDKKTGATSHHNFFEICDFITPEDIIVINNTKVIPGRLFGEKETGGKAEVLILDFAGGIAEQNETGSFTCECLVKTSKPPKKGSLILFADNLKAKVVNEIKNGICLLRFSSSESFEDVLGQIGHMPLPPYIRRDKDGNQLSDDKISYQTVYASTKGAVAAPTAGLHFTKELLDKIKSKGIKTAEITLHVGYGTFLPVRVNDIREHKMHSERFHIPQDAADAINKVKEEGGKVIAVGTTSIRTLEYSSDNNGRVTAGSGKCDLFIYPGYSFKIVDSIITNFHLPCSTLLMLVSAFAGRDKILAAYKEAVQKGYRFYSYGDAMFIQ from the coding sequence GTGTTTTTGTTATCCGATTATGATTACGAACTTAGTGAAGAAAATATTGCCCAAAAGCCGGCATCTTGCAGAGATGCATCCAGGCTTTTGGTTCTTGACAAAAAAACCGGGGCCACTTCTCACCATAACTTTTTTGAAATATGCGATTTTATTACACCTGAAGATATCATTGTAATAAATAATACAAAGGTAATACCAGGCAGGCTATTCGGGGAAAAAGAAACCGGAGGCAAAGCTGAAGTTCTTATTCTGGATTTTGCAGGCGGGATCGCAGAGCAAAATGAAACCGGAAGTTTTACTTGCGAATGTCTTGTAAAAACCTCCAAACCCCCGAAAAAAGGATCATTGATTTTATTCGCAGATAATCTTAAAGCGAAAGTGGTTAATGAAATAAAAAACGGAATTTGCCTGCTCAGGTTTTCATCTTCCGAAAGTTTTGAAGATGTGCTTGGTCAAATCGGCCATATGCCGCTTCCGCCGTATATCAGGCGTGATAAAGACGGCAATCAATTATCCGATGATAAAATTTCATATCAGACCGTATATGCCTCAACTAAAGGAGCTGTAGCAGCTCCCACCGCAGGTCTTCATTTTACAAAAGAACTTCTTGATAAAATTAAATCAAAAGGCATCAAAACAGCGGAAATAACACTTCATGTGGGTTACGGCACATTTCTTCCTGTAAGGGTAAACGATATCAGGGAGCATAAAATGCATTCCGAGAGATTTCATATTCCGCAAGATGCAGCCGATGCAATTAATAAGGTAAAAGAAGAAGGCGGTAAAGTAATCGCTGTTGGAACGACAAGTATCAGAACTCTGGAATATTCCAGCGATAATAATGGAAGGGTTACGGCTGGAAGCGGTAAATGCGATCTTTTTATATATCCCGGATACAGTTTTAAAATTGTTGATTCAATAATTACAAATTTTCATCTGCCGTGCTCCACCCTTCTTATGCTTGTATCGGCTTTTGCCGGCAGGGACAAAATACTTGCTGCTTACAAAGAGGCTGTACAAAAAGGGTACAGATTCTACAGCTATGGAGATGCGATGTTCATACAATAG